A region of Asterias amurensis chromosome 20, ASM3211899v1 DNA encodes the following proteins:
- the LOC139952096 gene encoding intraflagellar transport protein 52 homolog isoform X2, which produces MAPISQDMEDKSQRTTIAFDVSKRELFTPQNGFKSLHKKLRSNWKITSQKDEITEEKLANVKVFVLAGPREKFTAPEFEVIKKFVDGGGSVLVMMGEGGESKFDTNINFLLEEYGIMVNNDSVVRTSYYKYFHPKEALVANGVLNRAISVSAGKIIQSIGEDEAGNDTKALTYLFPFGATLNVAKPATAILSTGTVSFPLNRPICALHSSKYSKGKLAVLGSVHMFSDQYLDKEENAKIMDVLFQWLTTENVVLNAIDAEDPEISDYNMLPDTAKLADNLRCCLQEHDDTPRDFNSLFSSKLYTLDTTTVPKVIRSFEHLGVKHEQLALIQPQFETPLPSLQPAVFPPAFRELPAPALDLFDLDESFSSEKVRLAQITNKCTDDDLEYYVRECGEILGVSNKLPADSRDAKHILEHIFAQVVEFKKLNQEGDVGDEGIY; this is translated from the exons ATGGCGCCGATATCGCAG gataTGGAAGACAAAAGTCAACGGACAACGATTGCGTTTGACGTATCAAAAAGAGAACTCTTCACACCGCAGAATGGCTTCAAGAGTCTACATAAAAAGCTACGTAGCAATTGGAAGATCACCAG TCAAAAGGATGAGATTACTGAAGAGAAGCTTGCAAATGTTAAGGTGTTCGTCTTGGCGGGACCTCGAGAGAAATTCACTGCCCCAGAG TTTGAAGTCATCAAGAAGTTTGTTGACGGAGGAGGAAGCGTTCTTGTCATGATGGGGGAAGGTGGGGAGAGTAAATTCGACACAAATATTAACTTCTTATTGGAGGAGTATGGCATTATGGTCAACAATG ATAGTGTAGTCAGGACATCCTACTACAAGTATTTTCATCCGAAGGAAGCGCTGGTGGCGAACGGAGTCTTGAACAG GGCAATCAGTGTATCAGCAGGAAAGATCATTCAGAGCATCGGTGAAGATGAGGCTGGAAACGACACAAA AGCTTTAACGTACCTGTTCCCGTTTGGAGCGACGTTAAACGTAGCTAAACCAGCAACTGCCATTTTATCAACGGGAACGGTCTCTTTCCCACTCAATAGACCCATTTGTGCTCTGCACTCATCCAAG TATTCAAAAGGTAAACTTGCAGTGCTTGGCTCAGTCCATATGTTCAGTGATCAATATCTCGACAAGGAAGAAAACGCAAAGATCATGGACGTACTCTTCCAGTGGCTTACCACAGAGAATGTTGTACTCAATGCCATAGATGCGGAGGATCCTGAG ATATCTGATTACAACATGCTGCCCGACACAGCGAAACTAGCGGACAATCTAAGATGTTGCTTACAAGAGCACGACGACACACCGCGCGACTTCAACTCGTTGTTCAGTAGTAAACTCTACACTCTGGATACCACAACGGTACCCAAAGTTATCAG GTCCTTTGAGCATCTTGGAGTCAAGCATGAACAGCTTGCTTTGATCCAACCACAGTTTGAGACGCCCCTTCCTTCACTTCAACCAGCG GTCTTTCCTCCAGCGTTCAGGGAGCTCCCGGCACCAGCCCTCGATCTGTTTGACCTCGACGAGTCATTCTCATCAGAAAAAGTCAGACTTGcacaaatcacaaacaaat gcaCGGATGACGATTTGGAATATTACGTTCGAGAGTGCGGAGAAATCCTTGGAGTGAGTAACAAGCTACCGGCCGACTCACGAGATGCTAAACATATCCTGGAGCATATCTTTGCTCAGGTGGTTGAATTCAAGAAACTCAATCAG GAGGGTGATGTTGGTGATGAAGGCATTTACTGA
- the LOC139952096 gene encoding intraflagellar transport protein 52 homolog isoform X1 — protein MAPISQDMEDKSQRTTIAFDVSKRELFTPQNGFKSLHKKLRSNWKITSQKDEITEEKLANVKVFVLAGPREKFTAPEFEVIKKFVDGGGSVLVMMGEGGESKFDTNINFLLEEYGIMVNNDSVVRTSYYKYFHPKEALVANGVLNRAISVSAGKIIQSIGEDEAGNDTKKDAAQSGAHVSEINDEKGSNYREALTYLFPFGATLNVAKPATAILSTGTVSFPLNRPICALHSSKYSKGKLAVLGSVHMFSDQYLDKEENAKIMDVLFQWLTTENVVLNAIDAEDPEISDYNMLPDTAKLADNLRCCLQEHDDTPRDFNSLFSSKLYTLDTTTVPKVIRSFEHLGVKHEQLALIQPQFETPLPSLQPAVFPPAFRELPAPALDLFDLDESFSSEKVRLAQITNKCTDDDLEYYVRECGEILGVSNKLPADSRDAKHILEHIFAQVVEFKKLNQEGDVGDEGIY, from the exons ATGGCGCCGATATCGCAG gataTGGAAGACAAAAGTCAACGGACAACGATTGCGTTTGACGTATCAAAAAGAGAACTCTTCACACCGCAGAATGGCTTCAAGAGTCTACATAAAAAGCTACGTAGCAATTGGAAGATCACCAG TCAAAAGGATGAGATTACTGAAGAGAAGCTTGCAAATGTTAAGGTGTTCGTCTTGGCGGGACCTCGAGAGAAATTCACTGCCCCAGAG TTTGAAGTCATCAAGAAGTTTGTTGACGGAGGAGGAAGCGTTCTTGTCATGATGGGGGAAGGTGGGGAGAGTAAATTCGACACAAATATTAACTTCTTATTGGAGGAGTATGGCATTATGGTCAACAATG ATAGTGTAGTCAGGACATCCTACTACAAGTATTTTCATCCGAAGGAAGCGCTGGTGGCGAACGGAGTCTTGAACAG GGCAATCAGTGTATCAGCAGGAAAGATCATTCAGAGCATCGGTGAAGATGAGGCTGGAAACGACACAAA GAAAGACGCAGCTCAGTCAGGCGCTCATGTGTCTGAAATAAATGACGAAAAAGGCTCAAACTATAGGGA AGCTTTAACGTACCTGTTCCCGTTTGGAGCGACGTTAAACGTAGCTAAACCAGCAACTGCCATTTTATCAACGGGAACGGTCTCTTTCCCACTCAATAGACCCATTTGTGCTCTGCACTCATCCAAG TATTCAAAAGGTAAACTTGCAGTGCTTGGCTCAGTCCATATGTTCAGTGATCAATATCTCGACAAGGAAGAAAACGCAAAGATCATGGACGTACTCTTCCAGTGGCTTACCACAGAGAATGTTGTACTCAATGCCATAGATGCGGAGGATCCTGAG ATATCTGATTACAACATGCTGCCCGACACAGCGAAACTAGCGGACAATCTAAGATGTTGCTTACAAGAGCACGACGACACACCGCGCGACTTCAACTCGTTGTTCAGTAGTAAACTCTACACTCTGGATACCACAACGGTACCCAAAGTTATCAG GTCCTTTGAGCATCTTGGAGTCAAGCATGAACAGCTTGCTTTGATCCAACCACAGTTTGAGACGCCCCTTCCTTCACTTCAACCAGCG GTCTTTCCTCCAGCGTTCAGGGAGCTCCCGGCACCAGCCCTCGATCTGTTTGACCTCGACGAGTCATTCTCATCAGAAAAAGTCAGACTTGcacaaatcacaaacaaat gcaCGGATGACGATTTGGAATATTACGTTCGAGAGTGCGGAGAAATCCTTGGAGTGAGTAACAAGCTACCGGCCGACTCACGAGATGCTAAACATATCCTGGAGCATATCTTTGCTCAGGTGGTTGAATTCAAGAAACTCAATCAG GAGGGTGATGTTGGTGATGAAGGCATTTACTGA
- the LOC139952638 gene encoding uncharacterized protein: protein MEMVNIASCSNQELMTAIRKYEGIYNKSCLDYKSQFYKRKAWLAIANELHSDVTTVHTRYNNIRTSFSRYLKSIRYFRGGLDSSSSGIAIKPKYEFLRWLIVHIKHRKSKAVTYDDAIMQGPSAAAYWEEEEEDEIDQVIDDEEDVHQLNIPSTSQDFPKVEPAFEPETINIDDSPQHQRQHPPPTRSWSQPVERDTSIGSTVMNTIQHVNDTYTMYEGGRKPDNLDEDMLFCLSLVPKMRRVPGRLKTSAQLRILQVVSELEMAEAGSM, encoded by the exons ATGGAGATGGTGAACATAGCTTCATGCAGTAACCAAGAACTCATGACGGCCATCAGGAAATATGAGGGCATCTACAATAAATCCTGCCTAGATTATAAAAGCCAATTCTACAAACGAAAAGCCTGGTTGGCCATTGCCAATGAGCTACACTCAGACGTGACAACCGTGCACACACGCTACAACAATATTCGTACATCGTTCTCAAGATATTTGAAAAGTATCCGATATTTTCGAGGTGGACTGGACAGCAGTAGTAGCGGTATTGCTATCAAACCTAAATATGAGTTTCTTCGATGGCTTATCGTGCATATTAAGCACAGGAAATCAAAGGCAGTGACGTATGATGACGCTATAATGCAGGGTCCATCTG CGGCTGCCTACTGGGAGGAAGAGGAAGAGGATGAGATCGACCAGGTAATTGACGACGAAGAAGACGTGCACCAACTAAACATCCCAAGTACCAGTCAAGACTTCCCAAAGGTTGAGCCGGCGTTCGAACCCGAGACCATTAACATAGACGACTCCCCACAACACCAACGACAACACCCACCACCGACACGATCGTGGTCGCAGCCTGTCGAAAGAGACACCAGTATAGGGTCGACAGTGATGAACACAATTCAGCATGTAAATGACACGTATACAATGTACGAAGGAGGTAGGAAACCAGACAATCTGGATGAGGATATGCTGTTTTGTTTGAGTCTGGTGCCCAAGATGAGGAGGGTGCCTGGTAGACTTAAGACGTCCGCACAGCTTCGCATCTTGCAAGTTGTGAGTGAACTGGAGATGGCTGAAGCTGGGTCAATGTAA
- the LOC139952639 gene encoding uncharacterized protein has product MVWSSIPWNWVIPLIVLVVLLLFAIAFACCCKFGCKKTPRHSNPEVILHNIDSVQVISNPTCATVFVPVDGKIAGNVIDDEEVDLGLGTNKKTFSSSMRQKKSKTDRVAAANASRNSKKLLVVNSHMDAFTNPESDISLVPMDYRGNTCKEYHNAVDMEHDTGETSESAPMIPSQRK; this is encoded by the coding sequence ATGGTGTGGTCCTCCATCCCGTGGAACTGGGTCATCCCTTTAATCGTTCTAGTCGTCCTGCTTTTATTCGCCATTGCCTTTGCCTGCTGCTGTAAATTCGGCTGCAAGAAAACCCCACGGCACAGCAACCCCGAGGTCATTCTACATAACATAGACTCCGTACAGGTCATCAGTAATCCAACATGCGCCACCGTCTTCGTCCCTGTCGACGGTAAAATCGCCGGCAACGTCATCGACGACGAAGAGGTCGACTTGGGACTCGGTACGAACAAAAAGACGTTCTCATCGTCGATGAGGCAGAAGAAGTCTAAAACGGATAGAGTTGCGGCAGCCAATGCAAGCAGAAACAGCAAGAAACTTCTGGTGGTTAACTCGCACATGGATGCATTTACTAATCCCGAATCGGATATATCACTGGTTCCCATGGACTACCGGGGAAATACGTGTAAAGAGTACCATAATGCAGTGGACATGGAACACGATACCGGCGAGACGTCAGAGTCTGCGCCCATGATACCGTCACAGAGGAAATGA
- the LOC139952177 gene encoding uncharacterized protein, whose protein sequence is MRFRRFGMGRYCRFLTLLILCSTAVSIVLLGRLWKLGLHVAAGRGNKGDTFGGKAGNVGGFFAGETRVTDLFEKEFRGQDRMPPSVETMDQKKTSHTGDTLLDYFLTMYVDGKEISWYSEVNNRGILMEALKDFMTMMLETDVQIKWDNDVKKTNGTAVIASKPNTEHDITLSDWLTIVAKFSNKGVKLNFGSTHSVMYGVPVLSNLRTLLHAPIWLHANILPGPNSNDFTVNHETFIKMITTSSQLPKLSLSLGWSTAWSPDPIQQRYSWQQVIAMAKVCATTKLPVSFSVRAVFVGKSTRQLKWLLSLASRFTVNIWADKYDIIPVSELVYVRQVMDPKKVFYDLPSSIMDNIKQVSPGTKLSVSSDDKNGPVWNRNLWDPILINENSIAFLGKEQAVLDGSGSWLVSKVPYKPEMKTTRTIVVSGRVQFVDADTAAPSAGKSGVYIYIRSTGVNPPDPAEVQGMRLMISQDGSLMLSPSNLNQAGAYNMQSTAKLPTSDCYDFQLVDRGETYPIYCKVKLRKCGLHTVDSDGEAGTSQSVELHMNIPYESEKQLFYVAVNGGSDNSAVIIDGLSVDERVITK, encoded by the exons ATGCGCTTCCGACGGTTCGGGATGGGTCGGTATTGCCGCTTTTTGACGCTGTTGATTCTATGCAGTACTGCAGTCTCCATTGTTCTACTGGGAAGGCTGTGGAAACTCGGACTGCATGTGGCCGCAGGGCGGGGAA ATAAGGGAGATACATTTGGCGGGAAAGCCGGAAATG TCGGTGGATTCTTCGCAGGAGAGACAAGAGTGACTGATTTATTCGAAAAAGAATTTCGAG GTCAAGACCGTAtgccgccctctgttgaaaccATGGACCAGAAGAAGACGTCCCACACGGGGGACACACTCCTAGATTATTTCTTGACAATGTATGTTGACGGGAAAGAGATCTCGTGGTACAGCGAAGTGAACAACAGGGGAATTCTGATGGAAGCCTTAAAGG attttatgACCATGATGCTTGAGACCGACGTTCAAATCAAGTGGGACAACGATGTGAAAAAGACGAACGGTACGGCCGTCATTGCGTCCAAACCAAACACCGAGCATGACATCACTTTGTCCGATTGGCTCACCATAGTTGCAAAATTCTCCAACAAAGGCGTTAAGTTGAACTTTGGCAGCACCCACTCAGTGATGTATGGCGTGCCCGTACTGTCAAATCTCAGAACACTTCTACATGCCCCGATTTGGTTACATGCAAATATTTTACCCGGTCCGAACAGCAATGATTTCACCGTGAACCACGAAACTTTTATCAAGATGATTACCACCAGTAGTCAGTTACCCAAACTATCCCTATCGCTTGGATGGTCTACTGCATGGAGTCCTGACCCCATCCAGCAGAGATACAGTTGGCAACAAGTCATTGCAATGGCTAAGGTTTGTGCCACAACCAAGTTACCTGTTTCGTTTTCAGTGAGGGCTGTTTTCGTGGGAAAATCAACCCGTCAGCTGAAGTGGTTGCTTAGCCTCGCCAGTCGGTTCACAGTAAACATCTGGGCAGATAAATATGACATCATTCCCGTTTCTGAACTCGTCTACGTTCGACAGGTCATGGACCCTAAGAAAGTATTCTACGACCTTCCCTCAAGCATTATGGACAATATAAAACAAGTTTCCCCAGGCACCAAGCTCTCCGTGAGTTCCGACGATAAGAACGGTCCAGTCTGGAACCGGAACCTATGGGATCCGATTCTTATAAACGAGAACTCCATAGCGTTTCTCGGCAAGGAGCAAGCCGTGTTGGACGGATCCGGGAGCTGGCTCGTCTCAAAAGTTCCGTACAAACCGGAAATGAAGACCACACGAACCATAGTTGTAAGCGGGAGAGTGCAATTTGTAGACGCCGATACAGCCGCTCCGTCTGCAGGGAAATCTGGAGTGTACATCTACATACGGAGCACTGGCGTAAATCCGCCTGATCCGGCTGAAGTTCAAGGAATGAGGCTAATGATCTCACAAGACGGATCGCTCATGTTATCCCCTTCAAACTTAAACCAAGCTGGTGCTTATAACATGCAATCCACCGCTAAATTACCAACAAGCGATTGCTACGATTTTCAACTGGTTGACAGAGGCGAGACGTATCCGATATACTGTAAGGTTAAGCTACGAAAATGCGGACTGCATACGGTAGACAGTGATGGTGAAGCGGGAACCAGTCAGAGCGTTGAGCTTCATATGAACATACCGTACGAATCAGAAAAGCAGCTATTTTATGTCGCTGTTAATGGCGGCAGCGACAATAGTGCTGTTATAATTGACGGTCTTTCAGTGGACGAAAGAGTGATCACGAAGTAG